The genomic segment CAAAAACAATCAGGTGGAAGCTTATCTGATTCCGTACGGGGCGCTCTATAATATGGTGCGGGCCGGCTCGGCAGGTCATCCGGGTATTCTTACTTCCGTGGGACTGGGGACGTTCGTCGATCCGCGCAACGGGAAATATCGCTTGACGGCGCGGACGACGGAAGACATCGTGCGCGTGATGACGATTGACGGCAAAGAATATTTGTACTGGAAAGCCTTGTCCGCGGATGTTGCCTTGATTCGCGCGACGACGTCTGATGAAGAGGGAAACCTGTCGATCGAACAGGAACCGAATTCAATCGGCTTGCTCCATCAGGCCATGTTGGCGAAAAACAACGGCGGCATTGTCATCGCACAGGTGAAACAAATTTCCAAACCATTTTCGGTCCATCCGAAACTGATTACCGTGCCGGGCATCTTTGTCGACTACGCCGTTGTTGCGCCAAATCAAATGGACGCCATGCCGTATAATCCCGCCTGGACGGGCGACATTCAAGTACCGGTTGATGAATTGCAACCGATTCCGCTCGATTACCGGAAAGTCATCGCCCGGCGCGCGGCAATGGAACTGCGGCCCGGGGATTTGGTGAATTTCGGATTTGGCTTGCCTTCGGATGTGCCGGCGATTGCCGGTGAAGAAGGGATTTCCGAGAAATTGATCTTCAACGTGGAGCATGGGCCGATTGGCGGCATCCCCAACAACAAGGAAGCTTTTGGCGCCGGAGTGAATATGACGGCGATCATGGATGGGCCCGATATTTCCGATCTTTTTGACGGGGGACGTCTGGACATGACTTGCCTCGGAATGGCGGAAGTCGATCCGAACGGGAGTGTGAATGTGAGTTGCGTGAATGGCAGGTTCAACCTGGGCGGCTTTATGGATATTGTGCATGCGACCAAGCGCATCGTTTTTTGCGGCACGTTCACGGCGAAGGGGCTCAAAGCGGAAGTGAAGGATGGCCGGCTGCATATTTTGCAAGAAGGAAAATTTGTCAAATTCATTCCATCGTTCGATTATGTGTCCTTTAACGGAAAAGCCGCGTTTGCAAAAGGCCAGCAGGTAACATATGTAACTGAACGGGCCGTATTTTCGCTGACGGAAAAAGGCTTGACGCTGATTGAAATCGCCCCGGGAATCGATCTGGAGAAAGATGTCCTTTCGCTCATGGCCTTCCGCCCTCATATTTCAGAGTCGTTAAAAGAAATGGATGCAAGAATCTTCAAACCGGAGAAGATGGGGCTTGCTCACGATTTTGCCAAATAAGGGAGGGGGTTGTATATGAATAAGGATAGCAGGATCAACCGCAGGCTGTCCGACAGTCAGTTCGGGGTCATATTAATCTTGCCGGCCCTGGCCGTGTTTCTTTCCGTCATCCTGTATCCGTTTTTAAAATCGATAACGCTTAGTTTTACCAATCTGAGTTTGCTAAGCCCTAAAACCTCATATGTCGGTTTTGCCAATTTTATGGAATTGTTTCATAACCCTTATTTATATGAGTATATCAAAAATACGATCGTCTTTGTCGCCGGGACGACGTTGATTCCTTTCGTGCTCGGATTTATTTGGGCCATTGTGTTGAATCACGGTTTTAAAGGTTCGGAATTTTTGAAAGGGATTACTTTGGTCAACTGGATTATCCCCAGCACCGCCATCGGTTTTTTGTGGATCTGGATTTTTCAGGGGAATTACGGTTTTGTCAATTACATTTTAAAAATGTTGGGCGTAATCAAGAATGATATTTCATGGCTGGGTAGGGTCGATACCGCGATGATTGCGGTTATCATTGCGAAATCGTGGCAAACATTGCCCTGGTTTATGGCTTATCTGATTGGCGGATTAAACATGGTGCCGAAGGAGCAAATTGAAGCGGCCCGCATCGATGGCGCCAACAACCTGATGGTTTTTCGGCATGTCATTTGGAGCAATATGAGAATGATCATCAGTTTCCTGCTTATTCTCGGCGCAATCGGCAACCTGCAGCACTTTGACATTTTATGGGTCATGACGCAAGGCGGACCGATCCGATCGACGACGACTTTATCGGTTGCCGTTTATCGCACCGCTTTTCAGGAATGGAATATCGGGATGGCGGCAACGATCGGCGTTATTTGGGTCGTAATGATTTCGTTATTCGCCGTTTTCTATTTGCGGCATATTTTGCGGGAAGATTTGAAATAAAGTTTGTGAAACGAGGCGAGGTGAGGGGCATATGTTTGAAAAATCAAAATCTTATCGGATCTTTTTTTGGATCTCGTTTATCCTGATCGGCCTGTTTGTGCTTTTCCCGCTGTACTGGATGATCAATACGGCATTAAAACCGATTACGGAGGTATTGACGCCTGATATATGGCCCAAGCATCCAACATTGGTCAACTTCATGGAAGTTTTTCAGAACAAGGAAATTTTGCTGTACTTTAAAAACAGTTTTATCGTATCGATCGTAACCAGCATTCTCTCCACTTTCGTGGCGGCCTATGCGGCGTACAGCTTTTCCAAGTATCGTTACAAAGGCAGAATTTCTTTTATGTTATTGATTCTTGTTTCCAAAATGTTCCCTTACGCCGTTCTTCTGCTCAGCATTTATGTGATGATGCAAACGCTCGGCATGCAGGACAGCTACGCGGCTTTGGTCGTCTCGTACATCACTTTTGCGCTGCCGGTTGCGGTGTGGACGCTGAAAACTTATTTCGACGAAATCCCGGATGCGCTTGTCGAAGCTGCGAAAATCGACGGGGCGTCAAACTTCGGAATCATTCATAAAATCATTTTTCCGCTCGCGATTCCCGGTTTGATTTCGACAGCCATCTACAGTTTCGTGTGGAGCTGGAACGATATTCTGTATTCTTTAACTTTGATCACTTCCGCGGAAAAAAGGACGCTCGCCTCCGGTTTGATCATGACCTACATCGGGGAAGGAAACGATAACTGGGCCGGAATGATGGCCGCTTCCGTTGTGGTTTCCATTCCGGTGGCGATTATTTTCATTGCCGTGCAAAGGTTCTTTGTCCAGGGCCTGACGGCCGGGGCGGTAAAAGGATGAAACTTTATGCCGCGGAGCTTGCCGTAATGAAATGAACTTAAGCAATGGAGTTGAATGACAGATGTCGCAGGATGCGCTGGTTTTATTGAAAAAGTTTGCGGATGGAGTTGCCCACCTGATTTTTAATCATCCGCCGCTCAATCTGATGTCGGCCGATTTCAACCGGCAATTGGACCGCGTGCTCGATGAAATCGCCATTGATGCCGGAATTCGGGCCGTTGTGGTTACGGGCGCGGGAGAGAAAGCGTTTTGCGCCGGCTCGGACATTAAGGAATTTCCCGGGCTTGTGCGGGAAGGAACGCATATTACCAAAAAACTGGATCCGGAAAACCAATTGCTGGACAAATTGAGCTTTTTGCCGCAACCGACCATTGCCGCCTTGAACGGCGTAACGCTCGGCGGAGGCGGGGAAGTTGCCTTATGTTGCGACTTGCGAATCATGGGCGAAAGCGGTCGCATCGGATTTCCGGAAATAAAATTGGGATTGTTCCCGGGTAGCGGCGGCTTGGTGCGTCTGCCCAGGCTTGTCGGAGACAGCAGGGCAAAAGAACTGATGTTCTTCGGGGAACTGATCACTGCGCACAAAGCTTTGGCGATCGGATTGGTGAACGAAGTGGTACCGGATGGGAAAATTGTGGAACGCGCCCATGAGCGTGCCGCGCAATTGGCAAACTTGTCCGCGCAGGCCATTCAGGCGATCAAATTGGGCGTGAACCAGGTGCGCGACATGCCGCACCAGCAAGGAATACGGTTCTCGCTCGAACTAAGCCGCCGGATATTCCTGACGGACAATGCCAAAGAAGGCATTCAGGCGTTTTTTGAAAAACGGAAGCCGACATTTAATGCGTAGTGAAGGCTTTGCAGAGGGAAGGAAGGTTGGAAGTGCCCGATGAATCATGATATTCAATCCGCGGAACAGCTTTTTACGGACGTATTGGTGATTGGCAGCGGAGGAGCGGCGCTTAGGGCAGCTCTTGAAGCGCATAAAGCGGGAGCCGAAGTGTTAATTGTCGTGAAAGGCCAGCATCAAAAAAGCGGAGCGACTTATTATAGCGTCGCGGAGATCGGCGCATTCAACGTTCCGGATGGCGCGGCCGATCCGAATGATCAACCGGAGCATTACTATAACGATATTCAAAATGCCGCATTGGGCATGTCCGACCCGCGATTAAGCCGGATACTGGCTTCCGAGGCGCAAGCCGCGATGCGTGATCTGGAAAATTACGGTGTTGTGTTTGAAAAAGAAGATGATCATTACCTGGCGTTTCAAGCCTGTTTTTCTTCAAAGCCCAGAACGCATGTGATCAAAAACCATTTTAAACCCATTGTGCATGCGCTTGGTTCCCAGGTGACCAAAGAAAATATCCGTTATATCGAAAGATGCATGATAACAGATTTGATCGTGCGGGACGGCCAATGTTTTGGCGCCTTTGCAATCGATCAAAACGGCAAATTCCTCGTCATTCGGGCGAAAGCGACAATACTGGCCACGGGCGGCGCCAGCCAGTTGTTCGCAAAAAACCTGTATCCGCCCGACATAACCGGCGATGGGTATGCCATGGCTTACCGGGCAGGCGCCCAACTGGTCAATATGGAGTTCATGCAGGCGGGCATCAGCCTGTTAAATCCCGTTAATTTATTCAATTCCTATATGTGGGAGGCTTTCCCGCGGGTTACAGACAGGGATGGGCTTCCGTTTATTGCCAATTATTTGCCCGACGGTGTGACAGAAGAGGAAGTGATGAAAACCAAAGCAAGACATTTTCCGTTCAGCACGAGAGATCATTCCAGGTACCTGGAAATATCGATTCAAAGCGAAATCAACAAGGGCCATGGGACGGCAAACGGCGGGGTATATCTGGATTATCTGCAAACCGATTTTGCCAAAATTCTTCAGGATAAAAAGTCGGATATCGGCAAAATGTGGAGCTTGGCTTATGACTGGTATTTGCGCCGGAATGTCGATTTGTATAAGGACCGGTTGGAGATTACTTGTTCCGCCCATGCCATCAACGGCGGGGTGCGAATCAATGAAGACGCCCATTCCAGCGTGATCGGGCTTTTTGCCGCCGGGGAAGTGGCCGGCGGGCCGCACGGCGCGGATCGGCTGGGCGGGAATATGGCGGTGACGTGCCAGGTGTTTGGCAGCAGGGCCGGGAAGGCTGCAGCCAGGTTCTCCCGGGAAATCGGCGGGCATCGTGAAATGAAGCCTGCATTAAACGCGCATCAG from the Bacilli bacterium genome contains:
- a CDS encoding sugar ABC transporter permease; its protein translation is MNKDSRINRRLSDSQFGVILILPALAVFLSVILYPFLKSITLSFTNLSLLSPKTSYVGFANFMELFHNPYLYEYIKNTIVFVAGTTLIPFVLGFIWAIVLNHGFKGSEFLKGITLVNWIIPSTAIGFLWIWIFQGNYGFVNYILKMLGVIKNDISWLGRVDTAMIAVIIAKSWQTLPWFMAYLIGGLNMVPKEQIEAARIDGANNLMVFRHVIWSNMRMIISFLLILGAIGNLQHFDILWVMTQGGPIRSTTTLSVAVYRTAFQEWNIGMAATIGVIWVVMISLFAVFYLRHILREDLK
- a CDS encoding CoA-transferase, giving the protein MIQKISAEEAAMKVKSGQTVIVSGNGEMLLPDDLLAALEKRFLETGEPRDLTLIYNVIPGAQRSGTGIDRFAHPGMVKRIYAGAYFTLRVDKLNELIKNNQVEAYLIPYGALYNMVRAGSAGHPGILTSVGLGTFVDPRNGKYRLTARTTEDIVRVMTIDGKEYLYWKALSADVALIRATTSDEEGNLSIEQEPNSIGLLHQAMLAKNNGGIVIAQVKQISKPFSVHPKLITVPGIFVDYAVVAPNQMDAMPYNPAWTGDIQVPVDELQPIPLDYRKVIARRAAMELRPGDLVNFGFGLPSDVPAIAGEEGISEKLIFNVEHGPIGGIPNNKEAFGAGVNMTAIMDGPDISDLFDGGRLDMTCLGMAEVDPNGSVNVSCVNGRFNLGGFMDIVHATKRIVFCGTFTAKGLKAEVKDGRLHILQEGKFVKFIPSFDYVSFNGKAAFAKGQQVTYVTERAVFSLTEKGLTLIEIAPGIDLEKDVLSLMAFRPHISESLKEMDARIFKPEKMGLAHDFAK
- a CDS encoding enoyl-CoA hydratase-related protein, which encodes MSQDALVLLKKFADGVAHLIFNHPPLNLMSADFNRQLDRVLDEIAIDAGIRAVVVTGAGEKAFCAGSDIKEFPGLVREGTHITKKLDPENQLLDKLSFLPQPTIAALNGVTLGGGGEVALCCDLRIMGESGRIGFPEIKLGLFPGSGGLVRLPRLVGDSRAKELMFFGELITAHKALAIGLVNEVVPDGKIVERAHERAAQLANLSAQAIQAIKLGVNQVRDMPHQQGIRFSLELSRRIFLTDNAKEGIQAFFEKRKPTFNA
- a CDS encoding carbohydrate ABC transporter permease, with translation MFEKSKSYRIFFWISFILIGLFVLFPLYWMINTALKPITEVLTPDIWPKHPTLVNFMEVFQNKEILLYFKNSFIVSIVTSILSTFVAAYAAYSFSKYRYKGRISFMLLILVSKMFPYAVLLLSIYVMMQTLGMQDSYAALVVSYITFALPVAVWTLKTYFDEIPDALVEAAKIDGASNFGIIHKIIFPLAIPGLISTAIYSFVWSWNDILYSLTLITSAEKRTLASGLIMTYIGEGNDNWAGMMAASVVVSIPVAIIFIAVQRFFVQGLTAGAVKG
- a CDS encoding FAD-binding protein, with protein sequence MNHDIQSAEQLFTDVLVIGSGGAALRAALEAHKAGAEVLIVVKGQHQKSGATYYSVAEIGAFNVPDGAADPNDQPEHYYNDIQNAALGMSDPRLSRILASEAQAAMRDLENYGVVFEKEDDHYLAFQACFSSKPRTHVIKNHFKPIVHALGSQVTKENIRYIERCMITDLIVRDGQCFGAFAIDQNGKFLVIRAKATILATGGASQLFAKNLYPPDITGDGYAMAYRAGAQLVNMEFMQAGISLLNPVNLFNSYMWEAFPRVTDRDGLPFIANYLPDGVTEEEVMKTKARHFPFSTRDHSRYLEISIQSEINKGHGTANGGVYLDYLQTDFAKILQDKKSDIGKMWSLAYDWYLRRNVDLYKDRLEITCSAHAINGGVRINEDAHSSVIGLFAAGEVAGGPHGADRLGGNMAVTCQVFGSRAGKAAARFSREIGGHREMKPALNAHQEFIYRIRHQRGVLKIGDLKKRLQESANRNLLIIRSEESLRQLNELIYELEDSLLSQNCSVESAKDLVRAIELKNLLDAGRMISNAALARKESRGGHYRTDFPTLDPNLSQNIIIDANRPEGCFFAKLAEL